Proteins encoded together in one Janthinobacterium tructae window:
- a CDS encoding AAA family ATPase yields MQSVRGLFHIDSDLLVPVFTERDAHVPDIDPAYRFNQDVTLAILAGFTHNRRVMVQGLHGTGKSTHIEQVAARLNWPCVRVNLDGHISRLDLVGKDAIVLREQQQVTEFQEGIVPWSLQRPVALIFDEYDAGRPDVMFVIQRILERDGKFTLLDQNRVITPHPHFRLFATSNTVGLGNLNGMYHGTQVLNHAQIDRWNIVATLNYLPQAEETEIVLARVPAMNDAAGRQLAAAMVAVASLTRHGYAAGDLACLMSPRTVITWAENCQIFRDPALAFRLSFLNKCDEAERPMVAEYYQRCFNEELLASQA; encoded by the coding sequence ATGCAGTCCGTGCGCGGCCTGTTCCATATCGACAGCGACCTGCTCGTGCCCGTCTTCACGGAGCGCGACGCGCACGTGCCCGACATCGATCCCGCCTACCGCTTCAACCAGGATGTGACCCTGGCGATCCTGGCCGGCTTCACGCATAACCGCCGCGTGATGGTGCAAGGCTTGCACGGCACGGGCAAGTCCACGCATATCGAGCAGGTGGCGGCGCGCCTGAACTGGCCTTGCGTGCGCGTCAATCTGGACGGACACATCAGCCGCCTGGATCTGGTCGGCAAGGACGCCATCGTGCTGCGCGAGCAGCAGCAAGTCACCGAATTCCAGGAAGGCATCGTGCCCTGGTCACTGCAGCGCCCAGTGGCCCTGATCTTCGACGAGTACGACGCGGGCCGCCCCGACGTGATGTTCGTCATCCAGCGCATCCTCGAACGCGACGGCAAGTTTACTTTGCTCGACCAGAACCGGGTCATCACGCCGCATCCCCACTTCCGTTTGTTCGCCACCTCGAACACGGTGGGCCTGGGCAACCTGAACGGCATGTACCACGGCACGCAAGTGCTCAATCACGCGCAGATCGACCGCTGGAATATCGTTGCCACGTTAAACTATTTGCCGCAAGCGGAAGAAACGGAAATCGTGCTGGCGAGAGTCCCTGCCATGAACGATGCAGCGGGCCGCCAGCTGGCGGCCGCCATGGTGGCCGTGGCCAGCCTCACGCGCCACGGCTATGCGGCAGGCGACCTGGCGTGTCTGATGTCGCCGCGCACGGTGATTACCTGGGCGGAAAATTGCCAGATCTTCCGCGACCCGGCCCTGGCCTTCCGCCTGTCCTTCCTCAACAAATGCGACGAGGCCGAGCGGCCCATGGTGGCCGAGTATTACCAGCGCTGTTTCAATGAGGAATTGCTGGCGAGCCAGGCATGA
- the tauA gene encoding taurine ABC transporter substrate-binding protein, which translates to MNTYTSKTPSKTVFSTMRRAVLGTLVLGVALASSGTAFAQSKEVTIAYQEINGPFLVAIASGEVEKTTGYKINWRKFDSGAKVATGMASGDVQIGVIGSSPLTAAVSRGVDLQLFWIIDDINEAEAMVARNGAGISKPTDLRGKKIAVPFVSTTHFHTMFALETWGIKPTEVKLLNMQPNQIAAAWERGDIDAAFVWDPALSKLKQNGKVLVTSGELSKKGKATFDGMAVERAWGEANADFMAKFVKVMAAFDADYRANPKAWTIDSPQVKANVKHSGAAAKDVAASVALYAYPSLQEQASPAWLGGGAKGGVAQALLATAQFLKGEGKIDTLATDYAKYVTPKYAQAAGLLK; encoded by the coding sequence ATGAACACATACACGAGCAAAACCCCGAGCAAAACGGTTTTTTCAACGATGCGCCGCGCCGTCCTCGGCACCCTGGTGCTGGGCGTCGCCCTGGCCTCCAGCGGTACCGCTTTCGCGCAAAGCAAGGAAGTGACGATTGCCTATCAGGAAATCAACGGTCCCTTCCTGGTGGCGATTGCCAGCGGCGAAGTGGAAAAAACCACCGGCTATAAAATCAACTGGCGCAAGTTCGATTCGGGCGCCAAGGTGGCCACCGGCATGGCGTCGGGCGACGTGCAGATCGGCGTCATCGGTTCCAGCCCCCTGACGGCGGCCGTCAGCCGCGGCGTCGATCTGCAGCTGTTCTGGATCATCGACGACATCAACGAAGCCGAAGCGATGGTGGCCCGCAATGGCGCCGGCATCAGCAAGCCCACGGACTTGCGCGGCAAGAAGATCGCCGTGCCATTTGTTTCCACCACACACTTCCACACCATGTTCGCGCTGGAAACCTGGGGCATCAAGCCCACGGAAGTGAAATTGCTCAACATGCAGCCGAACCAGATCGCCGCCGCCTGGGAACGGGGCGACATCGACGCCGCCTTCGTGTGGGACCCGGCCTTGAGCAAACTCAAGCAAAACGGCAAGGTGCTGGTGACCTCCGGCGAACTGAGCAAGAAGGGCAAGGCCACGTTTGACGGCATGGCCGTCGAGCGCGCCTGGGGCGAAGCGAATGCCGACTTCATGGCCAAGTTCGTCAAGGTGATGGCCGCTTTTGATGCCGACTACCGCGCCAATCCGAAGGCGTGGACCATCGATTCCCCGCAAGTCAAAGCCAACGTCAAGCATTCGGGTGCGGCTGCCAAGGACGTGGCCGCTTCCGTGGCCCTGTACGCCTACCCATCGTTACAGGAGCAGGCCTCGCCGGCCTGGCTCGGTGGCGGCGCGAAGGGCGGCGTAGCGCAAGCCTTGCTGGCCACGGCGCAATTTTTGAAGGGCGAAGGCAAGATCGACACCCTGGCAACAGATTACGCCAAGTATGTGACACCCAAGTATGCACAGGCCGCCGGCCTGCTCAAGTAA
- a CDS encoding cobaltochelatase CobT-related protein: MSTDATAPAPYTREQQETDELCAGAIRALSGSSSIRYRGRRLHDGHRPLPIHAAHLQPDAALQDLPSLRGAADSVALRLLHTDAALHKSLCPLDPVARLVFELLEQLRVETLAPEHHAGVIANLRHRFTAWSHAFYDSGLAEGASGLLLYTVFQMCWSRLTARPVLEKTEDFIEATRWSVSSQLSGDLAGLRRHRLDQAGFARHALAIAQAVDAMLKEAQTARDGSQDDGGDAKAQAAFKLLLDFDSDNDHLPDAAPLGDSRALRDSDGAYKAYSTAYDREENAGELVRRALLLDYRERMDGRIASLGINTARLARRFTQLLAVPRRDGWSFGEEEGYIDGRRLAQLISSPSERRLFRKEQFLPQADCLVSFLVDCSGSMKTHAESVAVLLDILLRALDQAGISTELLGFTTGAWNGGRVKRDWMRARSPANPGRLNELVHMVFKDGDTRWRRARPDIAALLKADLYREGVDGEAVDWACTRMLARPERRRILLVVSDGCPMDTATNLANDEFYLAQHLKQVVARREAQGAVEICGLGLGLDLGAYYSRSLATTLPASLNNELFSEIAQLLGGRKR; encoded by the coding sequence ATGAGTACGGACGCGACCGCGCCTGCTCCCTACACGCGCGAGCAGCAGGAAACGGATGAACTGTGCGCGGGCGCCATCCGCGCGCTCAGTGGTTCTTCCTCGATACGCTACCGGGGCCGGCGCCTGCACGACGGCCACCGCCCCCTGCCCATCCACGCGGCCCATCTGCAGCCCGATGCGGCGCTGCAGGATTTGCCGTCGCTGCGTGGCGCGGCCGACAGCGTGGCCCTGCGTTTGCTGCATACGGATGCGGCCCTGCACAAGTCGCTGTGTCCGCTTGACCCCGTGGCGCGCCTCGTCTTTGAGCTGCTGGAGCAGTTAAGGGTGGAAACGCTTGCGCCAGAGCACCACGCTGGCGTCATCGCCAACCTGCGCCACCGTTTTACGGCATGGTCGCACGCGTTTTACGATTCCGGCCTGGCCGAAGGCGCTTCGGGCTTGCTCTTGTATACAGTGTTCCAGATGTGCTGGTCGCGCCTGACGGCCAGGCCCGTACTGGAAAAAACGGAAGATTTTATTGAAGCCACGCGCTGGTCGGTGTCGTCGCAACTGAGCGGCGACCTGGCGGGCTTGCGCCGCCACCGCCTGGATCAAGCCGGCTTTGCGCGCCACGCGCTGGCCATCGCCCAGGCCGTCGATGCCATGCTGAAAGAGGCGCAAACGGCGCGCGACGGTAGCCAGGACGATGGGGGCGACGCCAAGGCGCAGGCAGCGTTCAAGCTGCTGCTCGATTTCGACAGCGATAATGACCACCTGCCCGATGCCGCCCCGCTGGGCGACAGCCGCGCCTTGCGCGACAGCGATGGCGCCTACAAGGCATACTCCACGGCCTACGACCGCGAGGAAAACGCGGGAGAACTGGTGCGCCGCGCCCTGCTGCTCGACTACCGCGAGCGCATGGATGGTCGCATCGCCAGCCTGGGCATCAACACGGCGCGCCTGGCAAGGCGGTTCACGCAATTGCTGGCCGTGCCCCGGCGCGACGGCTGGTCCTTTGGCGAGGAAGAGGGATACATCGATGGGCGGCGCCTGGCGCAGCTGATCAGCTCGCCTTCCGAGCGCAGGCTATTCCGCAAGGAACAGTTTTTGCCGCAAGCCGATTGCCTGGTCAGTTTTCTCGTCGACTGCTCCGGTTCCATGAAGACGCACGCGGAATCGGTGGCCGTACTGCTCGACATTCTGTTGCGTGCGCTGGACCAGGCGGGAATCAGCACGGAGTTGCTGGGCTTTACGACGGGTGCGTGGAATGGGGGAAGAGTAAAACGCGACTGGATGCGCGCCCGCTCGCCCGCGAATCCGGGGCGTTTGAACGAACTCGTGCACATGGTGTTCAAGGATGGCGACACGCGCTGGCGCCGCGCGCGGCCCGACATCGCGGCCCTGCTGAAAGCGGACTTGTACCGCGAAGGCGTCGATGGCGAAGCCGTGGACTGGGCCTGCACGCGCATGCTGGCGCGCCCGGAACGGCGGCGCATCCTGCTCGTCGTCTCCGACGGTTGCCCGATGGATACGGCCACGAATCTGGCCAACGACGAGTTTTACCTGGCCCAGCATTTGAAACAGGTGGTGGCGCGCCGCGAAGCGCAGGGCGCCGTGGAAATTTGCGGGCTGGGCCTGGGCCTGGACCTGGGCGCCTACTACAGCCGCAGCCTGGCCACCACCCTGCCCGCCTCGCTGAACAATGAACTGTTCAGCGAGATCGCCCAGCTGCTGGGTGGGCGCAAACGCTAA
- a CDS encoding NAD(P)/FAD-dependent oxidoreductase yields MNKPVDTPSDVLGNSTAARTPYDPAFDPLVAQRPGHGNAYAPTYWIGTAGEPPADDGPITHDIDVDVAIIGSGFTGLSCAIFLAQEHGIKATVLEANRVSWGCSTRNGGQAQCTTGRLKRSQWIDRYGLDTALKLHTEVCDAMQTFKKITADIDCEPQPGGHLYIAHKAKAMPALVKEAKLMREVFKYDARILDADTVKREFVDDKEAAGALHEPEGIGIHAGKLAFGYLRKARALGAKVHPSSPVMGWETRNGVHYLQTPGGVVRARSVAVATGGYTSPHLHPQVKNRLLPILSNSLVTRPLTAAEIAACNFRTHQVITDTRILRHYYRLMPDNRVQIGSRSAITGADAPDEKYKQFLINDLHRKFPALTGIGIDYSWWGWVDVSHDMMPRIVQPDPKQSIFYSLGYGGNGVMYSAQAGRRMAERIAGKASDTGLPIFNSKLPYPNMMELVESQAFAPFRRLGQRFLYRWYHLKDEVF; encoded by the coding sequence ATGAACAAACCTGTCGACACTCCATCTGACGTACTGGGCAACAGCACCGCCGCCCGCACGCCTTACGATCCCGCCTTCGATCCGCTGGTGGCCCAGCGTCCCGGCCACGGCAATGCCTACGCGCCCACCTACTGGATCGGCACGGCCGGCGAGCCGCCCGCCGACGACGGCCCCATCACGCATGACATCGACGTCGACGTGGCCATCATCGGCTCGGGTTTTACCGGTCTCTCCTGCGCCATCTTCCTGGCCCAGGAACACGGCATCAAGGCCACCGTGCTGGAAGCGAACCGGGTCAGCTGGGGTTGCAGCACGCGCAACGGCGGCCAGGCACAATGCACGACGGGCCGCCTGAAGCGTTCGCAGTGGATCGACCGCTATGGCCTGGACACGGCCCTGAAACTGCACACGGAAGTGTGCGACGCGATGCAAACGTTCAAGAAGATCACGGCCGACATCGATTGCGAGCCGCAGCCGGGCGGCCACCTGTACATCGCCCACAAGGCGAAAGCCATGCCCGCCCTGGTCAAGGAAGCAAAGCTCATGCGCGAGGTCTTCAAGTACGACGCCCGCATCCTCGACGCCGACACCGTCAAGCGCGAATTCGTCGACGACAAGGAAGCGGCCGGCGCGCTGCACGAGCCGGAAGGCATCGGCATCCACGCGGGCAAGCTGGCGTTCGGCTACCTGCGCAAGGCGCGCGCGCTGGGCGCCAAGGTGCATCCATCAAGCCCCGTGATGGGCTGGGAAACGCGCAATGGCGTGCATTATCTGCAAACGCCGGGCGGCGTGGTGCGTGCCCGATCCGTGGCCGTGGCCACGGGCGGCTACACCTCGCCCCATCTGCATCCGCAAGTAAAAAACCGCTTGTTGCCTATCCTGTCCAACTCGCTCGTCACGCGTCCGCTGACCGCGGCGGAAATCGCGGCGTGCAATTTCCGCACCCACCAGGTGATCACGGATACGCGTATTTTGCGTCACTACTACCGCTTGATGCCGGACAACCGCGTGCAGATCGGCAGCCGCAGCGCCATTACGGGCGCCGACGCGCCGGACGAGAAATACAAACAATTTTTGATCAACGATCTGCACCGCAAGTTCCCCGCGCTGACCGGGATCGGCATCGATTACTCGTGGTGGGGCTGGGTCGATGTCAGCCACGACATGATGCCGCGCATCGTGCAACCGGACCCGAAGCAATCGATCTTCTATTCGCTCGGTTACGGCGGCAACGGCGTCATGTACTCGGCGCAGGCGGGCCGGCGCATGGCCGAGCGCATCGCGGGCAAGGCCAGCGACACGGGCTTGCCGATCTTCAATTCGAAACTGCCGTATCCCAACATGATGGAACTGGTCGAGTCGCAAGCGTTCGCCCCGTTCCGCCGCCTGGGCCAGCGCTTCCTGTACCGCTGGTATCACTTGAAGGATGAAGTTTTCTAA
- a CDS encoding nuclear transport factor 2 family protein, whose translation MNTRVPTDAVTTDFLQAFGDAWNRHDIEALMAAMADDCEFHAVAGPDLLGKSFIGRDAVRAGFELAWQTFPDAAWLNPQHFVSGERGVTESTFAGTKADGTRIEARMVDIFTFRDGKIAVKNAFRKDRPPVATGHKA comes from the coding sequence ATGAACACACGAGTACCTACCGATGCTGTCACCACCGACTTTCTGCAAGCGTTCGGCGATGCCTGGAACCGCCATGATATTGAGGCCCTGATGGCCGCCATGGCCGACGATTGCGAATTTCACGCCGTGGCCGGTCCTGACTTGCTGGGCAAGAGTTTCATTGGCCGCGACGCCGTACGTGCCGGTTTCGAATTGGCATGGCAAACCTTCCCCGATGCCGCCTGGCTCAATCCCCAGCACTTCGTCAGCGGCGAGCGCGGCGTGACCGAATCGACGTTTGCCGGCACCAAGGCGGACGGCACGCGTATCGAGGCGCGCATGGTCGACATCTTCACCTTCCGCGATGGCAAGATCGCCGTGAAGAACGCCTTCCGCAAGGATCGCCCACCGGTCGCTACCGGCCACAAAGCCTGA
- a CDS encoding IclR family transcriptional regulator, giving the protein MISSPKLEPEKLEGDTPTMRLFALLEVIAEKDQLLSLQALVEETGLPKPTLHRMLQQLESVGVLQRESDGRHYSTGVRLRRLASNLLINNTFHGARRMVLRQLVEEVGESCNLTAFSGSEVVYLDRVETAAPLRFYLHPGSRVPAHCSSSGKLFLAQMTPVQRRRLLGHMELTRFTDKTETDPVKLERELELVRRNGYALDDEEFLPGLLCVAVLVPNPNGRSNLAVAIQAPIIRLTHDKALHFLPALQRAAQALAAIESETMPTTGGDDDAALQTGHS; this is encoded by the coding sequence ATGATTTCATCCCCAAAACTTGAGCCGGAAAAACTGGAAGGCGACACGCCCACGATGCGTTTGTTTGCCTTGCTGGAAGTGATTGCCGAGAAAGACCAGTTGCTGTCGCTGCAAGCGCTGGTGGAAGAAACGGGCTTGCCGAAACCCACCCTGCACCGCATGTTGCAGCAACTGGAAAGCGTGGGCGTGCTGCAGCGCGAAAGCGATGGCCGCCACTACAGCACCGGCGTGCGCCTGCGCCGCCTGGCGTCAAACCTCTTGATTAACAATACTTTCCATGGCGCCCGCCGCATGGTCTTGCGCCAGCTGGTCGAGGAAGTGGGCGAAAGCTGCAACCTGACGGCCTTCAGCGGCAGCGAAGTGGTGTACCTGGACCGGGTGGAAACGGCGGCGCCGCTGCGCTTCTATCTGCACCCCGGCTCGCGCGTGCCGGCCCACTGCTCGTCCAGCGGCAAGCTGTTCCTGGCGCAAATGACGCCCGTGCAACGGCGCCGCCTGCTGGGCCACATGGAATTGACGCGCTTTACGGACAAGACGGAAACGGACCCCGTCAAGCTGGAACGCGAACTGGAACTGGTGCGCCGCAACGGCTACGCGCTAGATGACGAAGAATTCCTGCCCGGCCTGCTGTGCGTGGCCGTGCTGGTACCGAACCCGAACGGCCGCTCGAACCTGGCCGTGGCGATCCAGGCGCCCATTATCCGTTTGACGCACGACAAGGCTTTACATTTCTTACCAGCATTACAACGCGCCGCGCAAGCCCTGGCCGCCATCGAATCGGAAACCATGCCGACGACGGGCGGGGACGACGACGCCGCATTACAAACCGGTCATTCATAA
- the xsc gene encoding sulfoacetaldehyde acetyltransferase, whose translation MTEQKAAAAAATPTGPQKMTPSEAFVETLAANGVTDMFGIMGSAFMDPMDIFAPAGIRLIPVVHEQGAGHMADGYARVSGRHGVVIGQNGPGISNCVTAIAAAYWAHTPVVIITPETGTMSMGLGGFQEANQLPMFEEFTKYQGHVTNPARMAEFTGRCFDRAMSEMGPTQLNIPRDYFYGEIKAEIPKPNRLDRGAGGEHSLNEAAELLAKAKFPVIISGGGVVMGEAIEECKALAERLGAPVVNSYLHNDSFPASHPLWCGPLGYQGSKAAMKLIAQADVVVALGSRLGPFGTLPQHGMDYWPKNAKIIQIDADNKMLGLVKKISVGICGDAKAAAKAILSRLDGKTLDCDATRDARYATVQAEKAAWENELDNWTHEKDAYSLDMIEEQKKEPGNYLHPRQVLRELEKAMPEDVMVSTDIGNINSVANSYLRFEKPRSFFAAMSFGNCGYAFPTIIGAKVAAPHRPAVSYAGDGAWGMSLMETMTCVRHNIPVTAVVFHNRQWGAEKKNQVDFYNRRFVAGELDNQSFAEIARAMGAEGITVDKLEDVGPALKKAIAMQMNEGKTTIIEIMCTRELGDPFRRDALSKPVRHLDKYKDYV comes from the coding sequence ATGACCGAGCAAAAAGCCGCCGCCGCAGCGGCCACCCCCACCGGCCCGCAAAAGATGACGCCTTCCGAAGCGTTCGTGGAAACCCTGGCCGCCAATGGCGTGACCGACATGTTCGGCATCATGGGCTCGGCCTTCATGGACCCGATGGACATCTTTGCCCCGGCCGGCATCCGCCTGATCCCTGTCGTGCACGAGCAGGGCGCCGGCCACATGGCCGACGGCTATGCCCGTGTCTCGGGCCGCCACGGCGTGGTCATCGGCCAGAACGGCCCCGGCATCAGCAATTGCGTGACCGCGATTGCCGCCGCCTACTGGGCGCACACCCCCGTCGTGATCATCACGCCGGAAACGGGCACGATGAGCATGGGCCTGGGCGGCTTCCAGGAAGCGAACCAGCTGCCGATGTTCGAGGAATTTACGAAATATCAAGGCCACGTCACCAATCCGGCCCGCATGGCGGAATTTACGGGCCGCTGCTTTGACCGCGCCATGTCGGAAATGGGCCCGACGCAATTGAACATCCCGCGCGACTATTTCTATGGCGAAATCAAGGCAGAAATCCCCAAACCGAACCGCCTGGACCGTGGCGCCGGCGGAGAACACAGCCTCAATGAGGCGGCCGAACTGCTGGCCAAGGCCAAGTTCCCCGTCATCATCTCCGGCGGCGGCGTGGTCATGGGCGAAGCGATCGAGGAATGCAAGGCGCTGGCCGAGCGCCTCGGTGCGCCAGTGGTGAACAGCTATTTGCACAACGACTCGTTTCCCGCCAGCCATCCGCTGTGGTGCGGTCCGCTCGGCTATCAAGGCTCGAAAGCGGCGATGAAACTGATCGCCCAGGCCGACGTCGTCGTGGCCCTCGGTTCGCGTCTGGGACCGTTCGGCACCTTGCCGCAGCACGGCATGGATTACTGGCCGAAAAACGCCAAGATCATCCAGATCGATGCGGACAACAAGATGCTGGGCCTGGTGAAAAAGATTTCGGTGGGCATCTGCGGCGACGCCAAGGCGGCCGCCAAGGCGATCCTCTCGCGCCTGGATGGCAAGACGCTCGATTGCGACGCCACGCGCGACGCGCGCTATGCCACCGTGCAAGCGGAAAAAGCCGCGTGGGAAAACGAACTGGACAACTGGACGCACGAGAAGGATGCGTACAGCCTGGACATGATCGAAGAGCAAAAGAAAGAGCCGGGCAATTACTTGCACCCGCGCCAGGTCTTGCGCGAGCTGGAAAAAGCCATGCCGGAAGACGTGATGGTGTCGACCGACATCGGCAACATCAACTCGGTGGCCAACAGCTATCTGCGCTTTGAAAAACCGCGCAGCTTCTTTGCGGCGATGAGTTTTGGCAACTGCGGCTATGCATTTCCGACCATCATCGGCGCCAAGGTGGCCGCACCACACCGTCCGGCCGTGTCGTATGCGGGTGACGGCGCCTGGGGCATGAGCCTGATGGAAACGATGACCTGCGTGCGCCACAACATCCCGGTGACGGCGGTGGTGTTCCACAACCGTCAGTGGGGCGCGGAAAAGAAAAACCAGGTGGATTTCTACAACCGCCGTTTCGTCGCCGGTGAGCTCGACAACCAGAGCTTCGCGGAAATTGCACGCGCCATGGGCGCCGAAGGCATCACGGTCGACAAGCTGGAAGACGTGGGGCCAGCCTTGAAGAAGGCCATAGCCATGCAGATGAATGAAGGCAAGACGACCATCATCGAAATCATGTGCACGCGCGAACTGGGCGACCCGTTCCGCCGCGATGCGCTGAGCAAGCCGGTGCGGCATCTGGATAAATATAAAGACTACGTCTGA
- a CDS encoding taurine ABC transporter ATP-binding protein → MENLYVKDVSVIYPGKTAGERVHALNNINLTINSGDFVVALGASGCGKTTLLSLMAGFIAPSKGEIMLGNNKVEGPGADRGVVFQKHALLPWLNVMENVEFGLKLQGVPKAVRREQAAKNLALVGLKDFHDNMIYQLSGGMQQRVGIARALTSNPAMLLMDEPMAALDALTRETIQELLLDIWAKSSTMFFFITHSVDEALFLANRLIVMSPRPGRITHTYELDFNKRFLECRDARAVKSSPDFIKMRETVLNIIYGDERAVNKELEVSHA, encoded by the coding sequence ATGGAAAACCTGTACGTCAAGGATGTCAGCGTAATTTATCCGGGCAAGACGGCCGGTGAACGCGTACATGCCTTAAATAATATCAATCTCACCATCAATAGCGGCGACTTCGTCGTCGCGCTCGGTGCTTCCGGTTGCGGCAAGACAACCTTGCTGAGCCTGATGGCGGGTTTTATTGCCCCGTCCAAGGGCGAAATCATGCTCGGGAACAATAAAGTCGAAGGGCCGGGCGCCGACCGTGGCGTGGTGTTCCAGAAACATGCTTTGCTGCCCTGGCTGAACGTGATGGAAAACGTGGAATTCGGCCTCAAGCTGCAAGGCGTGCCGAAAGCCGTGCGGCGCGAACAGGCGGCGAAGAACCTGGCGCTGGTCGGTTTGAAGGACTTTCACGACAATATGATTTATCAGTTGTCGGGCGGCATGCAGCAAAGGGTGGGCATCGCCCGCGCCCTGACCAGCAATCCCGCCATGCTGCTGATGGATGAACCGATGGCGGCGCTCGACGCGCTGACGCGTGAAACCATCCAGGAGCTGCTGCTCGATATCTGGGCCAAGTCCAGCACCATGTTCTTCTTCATTACCCACAGCGTCGACGAGGCGCTGTTCCTGGCGAACCGGCTGATCGTCATGTCGCCCCGTCCGGGCCGCATCACGCATACCTACGAACTCGATTTCAACAAGCGCTTCCTCGAATGCCGCGATGCGCGCGCCGTGAAATCGAGCCCGGACTTCATCAAGATGCGCGAAACAGTGCTCAACATCATTTATGGC